In Eubalaena glacialis isolate mEubGla1 chromosome 4, mEubGla1.1.hap2.+ XY, whole genome shotgun sequence, one DNA window encodes the following:
- the DIRAS1 gene encoding GTP-binding protein Di-Ras1: protein MPEQSNDYRVVVFGAGGVGKSSLVLRFVKGTFRDTYIPTIEDTYRQVISCDKSVCTLQITDTTGSHQFPAMQRLSISKGHAFILVFSVTSKQSLEELGPIYKLIVQIKGSVEDIPVMLVGNKCDETQREVDTREAQAVAQEWKCAFMETSAKMNYNVKELFQELLTLETRRNMSLNIDGKRSSKQKRTDRIKGKCVLM, encoded by the coding sequence ATGCCTGAACAGAGCAATGACTACCGGGTGGTGGTGTTCGGGGCGGGCGGCGTGGGCAAGAGCTCGCTAGTGCTGCGCTTCGTCAAGGGCACGTTCCGGGACACCTACATCCCCACCATCGAGGACACCTACCGGCAGGTCATCAGCTGCGACAAGAGCGTGTGCACGCTGCAGATCACCGACACCACGGGCAGCCACCAGTTCCCGGCCATGCAGCGGCTGTCCATCTCCAAGGGCCACGCCTTCATCCTGGTCTTCTCGGTCACCAGCAAGCAGTCGCTGGAGGAGCTGGGCCCCATCTACAAGCTCATCGTGCAGATTAAGGGCAGCGTGGAGGACATCCCCGTCATGCTGGTGGGCAACAAGTGCGATGAGACCCAGCGGGAGGTGGACACCCGCGAGGCCCAGGCCgtggcccaggagtggaagtgcgCCTTCATGGAGACATCGGCCAAGATGAACTACAATGTCAAGGAGCTCTTCCAGGAGCTGCTCACGCTGGAGACACGCCGGAACATGAGCCTGAACATCGATGGCAAGCGCTCCAGCAAACAGAAGAGGACAGACCGCATCAAGGGCAAATGCGTCCTCATGTGA
- the SLC39A3 gene encoding zinc transporter ZIP3 isoform X2: MLQCFTAGCEGKVSVGQQSGHHLAGSSAAGSHEAAIKLQKVLSLGHISTDYPLAETIMLLGFFMTVFLEQLVLTFRKERPAFIDLETFNASSDVGSDSEYESPFMGGSRGHTLYGEPHAHSHGLSVQELSRSSPLRLLSLVFALSAHSVFEGLALGLQEEGEKVVSLFVGVAIHETLVAVALGISMARSAMALRDAAKLAVTVSAMIPLGISLGLGIESAQGVPSSVASVLLQGLAGGTFLFVTFFEILAKELEEKSDRLLKVLFLVLGYAVLAGMVFLKW; this comes from the exons ATGCTTCAATGCTTTACTGCCGGCTGTGAGGGAAAAG tttctgtgggtcagcagTCTGGGCACCACTTGGCTGGGTCCTCTGCTGCCGGCTCTCatgaggctgcaatcaag CTCCAAAAAGTCCTGAGTCTTGGGCACATCAGCACCGACTACCCGCTGGCCGAGACCATCATGCTGCTGGGCTTCTTCATGACCGTCTTCCTGGAGCAGCTCGTCCTGACCTTCCGCAAGGAGAGGCCGGCCTTTATCGACCTGGAGACGTTCAACGCCAGCTCGGACGTGGGCAGCGACTCAGAGTACGAGAGCCCCTTCATGGGTGGCTCGCGGGGCCACACGCTCTACGGGGAGCCCCATGCGCATAGCCACGGGCTGAGTGTCCAGGAGCTGTCGCGCTCCAGCCCGTTGCGGCTCCTCAGCCTGGTCTTCGCCCTGTCGGCCCACTCGGTCTTCGAGGGCCTGGCCCTGGgcctgcaggaggagggggagaaggtggTCAGCCTGTTCGTGGGGGTGGCCATCCACGAGACACTGGTGGCCGTGGCCCTGGGCATCAGCATGGCCAGGAGTGCCATGGCCCTGAGGGACGCTGCCAAGCTGGCCGTCACTGTGAGCGCCATGATCCCCCTGGGCATCAGCCTCGGCCTGGGCATCGAGAGTGCCCAGGGCGTGCCCAGCAGCGTGGCCTCCGTGCTGCTGCAGGGCCTGGCAGGCGGTACTTTCCTCTTCGTCACTTTCTTTGAGATCCTGGCCAAGGAGCTGGAGGAGAAGAGCGACCGGCTGCTCAAGGTCCTCTTCCTGGTGCTGGGCTACGCCGTCCTGGCGGGCATGGTCTTCCTCAAGTGGTGA
- the SLC39A3 gene encoding zinc transporter ZIP3 isoform X1 → MVKLLVAKILCMVGVFFFMLLGSLLPVKIIETDFEKAHRSKKILSLCNTFGGGVFLATCFNALLPAVREKLQKVLSLGHISTDYPLAETIMLLGFFMTVFLEQLVLTFRKERPAFIDLETFNASSDVGSDSEYESPFMGGSRGHTLYGEPHAHSHGLSVQELSRSSPLRLLSLVFALSAHSVFEGLALGLQEEGEKVVSLFVGVAIHETLVAVALGISMARSAMALRDAAKLAVTVSAMIPLGISLGLGIESAQGVPSSVASVLLQGLAGGTFLFVTFFEILAKELEEKSDRLLKVLFLVLGYAVLAGMVFLKW, encoded by the exons ATGGTGAAGTTGTTGGTAGCCAAAATCCTTTGCATGGTGGGCGTGTTCTTCTTCATGCTGCTGGGCTCCCTGCTTCCCGTGAAGATCATCGAGACGGATTTTGAGAAGGCTCATCGTTCGAAAAAGATCCTCTCACTCTGCAACACCTTCGGAGGAGGGGTCTTTCTGGCCACATGCTTCAATGCTTTACTGCCGGCTGTGAGGGAAAAG CTCCAAAAAGTCCTGAGTCTTGGGCACATCAGCACCGACTACCCGCTGGCCGAGACCATCATGCTGCTGGGCTTCTTCATGACCGTCTTCCTGGAGCAGCTCGTCCTGACCTTCCGCAAGGAGAGGCCGGCCTTTATCGACCTGGAGACGTTCAACGCCAGCTCGGACGTGGGCAGCGACTCAGAGTACGAGAGCCCCTTCATGGGTGGCTCGCGGGGCCACACGCTCTACGGGGAGCCCCATGCGCATAGCCACGGGCTGAGTGTCCAGGAGCTGTCGCGCTCCAGCCCGTTGCGGCTCCTCAGCCTGGTCTTCGCCCTGTCGGCCCACTCGGTCTTCGAGGGCCTGGCCCTGGgcctgcaggaggagggggagaaggtggTCAGCCTGTTCGTGGGGGTGGCCATCCACGAGACACTGGTGGCCGTGGCCCTGGGCATCAGCATGGCCAGGAGTGCCATGGCCCTGAGGGACGCTGCCAAGCTGGCCGTCACTGTGAGCGCCATGATCCCCCTGGGCATCAGCCTCGGCCTGGGCATCGAGAGTGCCCAGGGCGTGCCCAGCAGCGTGGCCTCCGTGCTGCTGCAGGGCCTGGCAGGCGGTACTTTCCTCTTCGTCACTTTCTTTGAGATCCTGGCCAAGGAGCTGGAGGAGAAGAGCGACCGGCTGCTCAAGGTCCTCTTCCTGGTGCTGGGCTACGCCGTCCTGGCGGGCATGGTCTTCCTCAAGTGGTGA